GTGGTATTCTCCGGTGTGAATCACCACAACCAAACGGTTGTCTTTGCCACTGCACTGGTGGCAGACGAGAAAGAAGAGACCTATGTCTAGCTGCTTCAGCAGTTGCAAACTTCAATGAAAGGGAAGACTCCTGTGTCCATAATAACCGACGGTGACAGGCAAATGAAGTCTGCGATCGAGCAAGTTTTTCCAGAGGCTCATCATCGACTCTGCGCTTGGCATCTACTCCGAAACGTCACGAGCAACATCCGAAAGCCCAAATTCACCAGGATGTTTAGGGATTGCATGCTTGGCGACTACGAGGTCCGAACATTTCAGAGAAAGTGGTTTGAGATGGTTGAGAAATTTGGCGTCGCCGATAAAAGATGGGTACATGACATGTACAAGAGAAGGCACAGTTGGGCCACATCACACATACGGGAAAAGTTCTTTGCCAGATTTCGAACAACATCAAGGTGCGAGGGCTTGCACGCTGTGATATCACGGTATGTTAAGTCTCGATACAGTTACACTGAGTTTTTACGTCATTTCCATCGATGCTTGATGTTCGTGCATGCAAAAGAGGTGGAGGCTGATTTCGAGTGTGCAAAGGGTGACCCTGTTATGACCACCAACCTGAAACAACTGGAGCGGAGTGCAGCCGACAACTACACTCGTGCGATAttctatttgtttgtttccaTTCTTGACAGGGCCTGTGCAATGAGGGTGGTTGACTCTGAAGACAACGGTTCCTATTTTATCCACACCGTCTCTCGATACGGCACTCCGGGGAAGGATTGGCGTGTTGTTGCAACGTCTGATACGAGGGAGGTCCGAGGCACGTGCATGAGAATAGAATGTTTCGGGGTCCCCTGCGAACATATAATTGTAGTGCTTGTTCTTAACAATGTTCATGAGATCCCGAGGTCTCTGATATTACCGAGATGGACTAAGGATGCAAAACTTGTGGCGGTGCAGTCGATGGGCGTGATTTGGGATTCTGTACAACTGACACAACACTGGTGTCTGATGGATTGGTACCAGAAAGTGTGCAAGATTGCATGTCACAACACCCAAAAGTTCCAGTTTGCAAGAGACATTGCCGTGCTGATGCTGAAGCACTTCGAGAACGAAGATGCAGGGGACACCAGTTTTCCACTCGAGGGGCCACCTACTGAGGTTGGCAGACCCCGGCGCGGAATCCACCCAGGCACAATACAAAGGGTAACGATGCTCATGGTGGAAAGAAAACCCAGCGATGTCGTTTGTGCCGGGAGGTGGGACACAACAGGACGACGTGTCCGGACCGCCACACAATGGAATCATCCAGCGTAGTTGTAGATGACATGGATTCGATGGACTCTGACATGGTGGGTTGGTCGCTTTATAGATGATATAGTTAAGTTTTCTGCTCTGTTAAATGGATCTAATCATTTGTTTTTTACATTGGTGTCAGCTCTATGATAACCTATCCGGCGATCTGTATGCGACCGCGGAGATTCCTTCGTTCCAATTCTACTATAGTGACACGCAGGATGGGTTTGCTAACAGCGACTTTGCTGGGACCAACACGTCCGGGCCAGTCATGTCTCTCGCCGATTGAGCAAAGGGGGCCTACAGTCGTCACCACCGTGTGTTGCAACGGTAGGTTGGTCGAACCCTTTCACGTTCTCCGGTAGGCTATAGCCGCACACCAAATATTGTCTGCATTTCATCTGGGTACAGAACCGTCTATAGGTCATCAACGTTAAAACAAGTTTTTGCTATGTTGGCTTTCCTTGGTATGTGGATGTGCTATAGATATCACTGATTTTAATAGGGATTCAAGAAGTGTAGGTGTGAAGTGGTGTCATGCGAATAGCTGCAAATCCACTGTCAAACCTGATGTATTATTAATTGGTCGTTGTCCACCCTTTTGTTGAACCGGACATGGTAGTTAGGGGCATGTTTACAGCGATTCTATGTTTAGTGGATATTTTGTATGTATGGTAAGTGGATATTTTGTATGTAATTGGTTGTAACGTTTAGTGGATATTCAGATGCACGTCTCCTAAAAAAACTCGTTGGAAAATGCATGTGGTTCAATCGCGGTTTTGAAATTCTTTGTAAGGGATCATGGCTTCTGGATGTAATTTAAAACACATGCTTAAAACACCGGAAGTGATGAATAAAATGCACTAAATGAAGCACAGCAACAACTTTAAATCAATAAACAACCACTACTAATTAGCATTTTTAGGGTATTAACAAATCAGTGTGaagtttcaaaattcaaaattcaaagctACAAAATGTAGGTGAAGTGAATCAGATTACATTCAAGCTTCACAGCTTAAAATTACATTCAAACTTCACAGGCACTAATTGACATACATTTCTAATATTGGGAGATCAGTCCATTTGCAATGCTACGTGCACATTAACAACAGAAACGATTATCGTGTTTATCATCTAAAGCATAAGTTAATGACGGTAAGGTAGAATTGTATGCCTGGAAATAACATATAGATTAAAGATATAGATGTATGGACATGCAGCTTATACCACCGTACTTGACAAACTGAGGCAAGAAAACACCATGGACCGAGTTACTTGGATGGGGTTGGGGGGCGGTGGCTGGGGGTTTAGGATACAGGAGTTCTCAATATATATGTAGCCGGTAGTTTTGCGGCGCCAGCCGTTCGAAGACACACACATGGCCGTGTCTTAGTTGGCATGCAGTTGCTAAGGCAGACCAGCCCATTCCAAAACATCCATTCGTCCTCCCGACATAGTGCGTATACTGAACGGTCCACGTGCCCCTCTCGTTGGTAATCAAAATTGGGCTATCCTCGCATACTCCCGGCAGAGGGGGGACATTCAGCTGGAAGCGAAGACATATTTTTTAGGGTGAGAGCAATAAAATAGTTGACTAGAACAATAGGATAGGAAATAGTTGCCTTTAAAAACAATTATCGGCACACTTACGAGAAAATGGGTTGCCAGGCGGTGCACGATTGGACTGACAAAGAACGGATTGTTCGATCTGAACCCATCGGCTATGTGCCTTGTCCTGTGGGCCGTCAGATAGGTTATACAAGTGCAGTCTGTCCCCGGCCCGGCATGGGCCAAGTAGTTGATTTCCATTGTATGACCGTTGAAGAACATGACATACATTGTGTTTTAAACTTCGTGATAGCAGAATAGCACAAGCCACTGATCCCTTAGGCAATAGTGTTCCCGGACAGCGTCCCATCCTCCATAAAGCACGACCCTCCCATTAGGTTCCATATTCCAGCCCACGCGATGACGATGTCCTGTAGGCGTGGTTAGGGTCAGGGGTCATGGTAGGGACCGGCCATAATCCCACGAGAACCGCAGCGAGAGCATCTGTAGTGGACGGTGGAAAAAAAGGGTTACAATGTGTCACACATAGATGGATTGATGATTGCAGGTGGTAAAGGAATTGAAATTGGC
The genomic region above belongs to Arachis duranensis cultivar V14167 chromosome 3, aradu.V14167.gnm2.J7QH, whole genome shotgun sequence and contains:
- the LOC107480691 gene encoding protein FAR1-RELATED SEQUENCE 5, with the translated sequence MKGKTPVSIITDGDRQMKSAIEQVFPEAHHRLCAWHLLRNVTSNIRKPKFTRMFRDCMLGDYEVRTFQRKWFEMVEKFGVADKRWVHDMYKRRHSWATSHIREKFFARFRTTSRCEGLHAVISRYVKSRYSYTEFLRHFHRCLMFVHAKEVEADFECAKGDPVMTTNLKQLERSAADNYTRAIFYLFVSILDRACAMRVVDSEDNGSYFIHTVSRYGTPGKDWRVVATSDTREVRGTCMRIECFGVPCEHIIVVLVLNNVHEIPRSLILPRWTKDAKLVAVQSMGVIWDSVQLTQHWCLMDWYQKVCKIACHNTQKFQFARDIAVLMLKHFENEDAGDTSFPLEGPPTEVGRPRRGIHPGTIQRVTMLMVERKPSDVVCAGRWDTTGRRVRTATQWNHPA